The segment CGCGCGCCTCGCCCCCCACCACCTGCGAGATGGGCTCGGTCACATGGAGCAGGACGATCTCGCCCGAGCAGACGGCCATGGCCTTGTCCAGGGCCTTCCGGGAGCGTTCGCCGCGGGATTCGCCGCTGACCGGCAAAAGAACCTTGCTGTACATGACGCCTCCTTTCGATTCGCGCCCCGGAGCGACCGCATGCCGCGCCATTGCCCGGGCCTTGCGTTTCCATGTTGGCATGTCGCGGCGCTTTGTGCAAGCCCGAAGCCCGCAACGGCCCATGCCGCCTCACCGGCGCTGGGTCAGGGCGATGCGGTTGCGCTCCACCGAGACCTCGAGCTCGGGGAGCAGGTCGCGCAGCGCGTTCATGTCGCCGGCGCGCCCGGCCCGCTCAACGCAGCGCGCCATGCGCGCGAGCACCCTGAAGCCGAAGCTCTCCGACTCTTCGGCAATGGCGGCCGCCGCCTGGGCGACCATCTGGCCGCGCCCCGCGGCATGGGCGGAAACGGCCTGGGCCATGGCAGCGTCCAGGCGCTCCACCAGGGCGAGGATGGCAGGGTCAGGGGCCTGGGCATCCGGGCCCTGCGTCCCGGGCGCGCCCGCTTGCGGCACGGGATCTGCCGTTGCCGGGGCCGCGGGCTCTGCCGGCGCAGGGGCGTCGGCCTCGTTGCGGGCCGGGGCAAATGCCGAAGAGACGGCGCTTGTCACAAGCGAGACACTTCTTTCCACAAAGTCCGTCACGCCGCCCGGAGCCTTGGGCGCGGGCTTTTCGGGGGCATCCACTGGTGTGGCGCCCACGATGAAATCCATGAACGAACCGCCCTCGTCGCCCTCGAAGGACGCCGCGGCACTTGCGGCCGCAGGCGCGGCTTCCCCGGGCGTTGCGGGCGCAGCCTCTGGCGCCGGCGGCTCCGGCTGAGGCGCCTTGCGCGGGATGGGCATGGGTTCGCCCACCCATTCCCCGGGCACGGGCACACTGGGGCTCGTGTAGCCGCTGCGCGGGGGCTGCACGGCGTGCGCCGGCCGCGATGGAGCCGGGCGCGCCTCTTCCTTCCGGGTTTCGCCGGGCCGGGGAGTTTCAGGCGCTTCCGGCGCCTCACGGCGCGCCACCGGCGTCCCGATGGGCATGGGCTCGCCCACCCATTCCCCGGGGCTCGCCAGGGCCGGGCTCACATAGACGGACGCCCGGGCGGCCGTCACCGGCGCGGCCGGCCGGCGCGCTGGGTCTGAACGTGATGGTTCGTGGCGCGGGGGCTCGGCCGCAAGGACTTGGGCAGCGTCCTGCGCGGCCCGCTCGCCTGCCTCATGGCCTTGTGCCGGGGCTGCCTCCCGGTCGACGGCTTCCGCCGGTTCCGCATCGGGCGCGGCCGGGGCGGAAGGAGCGTGCGGCATTGCCGCGCCCTGCCCTTCCGGCGTGCTCTCGGCCGCAAGCGCGGCCTCCACCGCATAGTCCATGAGGGAGGACGCGGGTTCGTCGGTGGCCGGCGCAGCGGCCGCCTCTTCGGGCTCTTCGAGAATATCGGGGGCCGGTGCTTCCGCTGCCGGCTCCGGCGCAGCCCCGGTTTCGGCCGGGCTTTCCGTCGCCCCAGGCGTGGCGGGCTCCTCGGGCTCTGCGGCCGGTTCGCCTCCCGGGGCCTGTCCTTCGGGCGCGCCGGCGCTTTCCGCCTGTTCCGCCAGCAGGAAGTGCCACTCCTCGCCGCTCAATTCGCCGGCGGCCTGTCCCTCCCCGACTTCAGGAGCCGGAGCGGCCGCTTCGGCAGTGGCTGAAACTTCCGCTTCTTCCGGCGCGGCCGGCGACTCCGGGGGAGGTGGCGCCGCTACAGCAGCGCCGGCATCCCCGGGAGCCGCCTCAGTTCGTTCGGTATCCTGTGCCGCCTCAGCTTCGGGGACAGGTGCCGCTTCCCGGGCCGCCTCAACATCCGCAGTCTCAGCCGTGGGGGCGGCCACCTCGGGCTGCGGGGCTTCCCCCTCACTTTCCGGGGCTCCGGTCTGCGACGGCGCCGCAGCTTCATCAGCATCCGCCGCCGTTTTCTGCGGCGCGGGCCGGCTGCGGCGCACCCCGCGCATCACGTCGCGCACGGTCTGGCGCAGCACCTCGGCGTCCACGGGCTCCAGCATGGCATGGGTGAAGCCGCTGTCCGCGAGCAGGTTCCACTGGCTGTCGTCCACGGTGACGGCCAGCACCTTGCAGCCGGAAAGGCCTGCCTCGGCGGCTGACTCCATGAACCTTGTCACCATGTCCGCCGCTGCGGGCAACGCATAACGCCCCTGCGCCACCAGAAGCACGGCGGGGTCGGCCTCATGGCGCCTGAGGGCCTCGTGCTCGCTCGCCGCCTCGCTCACGCGGCAGGAGAGGTCGGCCACCATGCGCGAAAGCTCGCGCCGCTGCTTAGGGTCGTCCGCCACGATGATGACATGCGCAAGGCTCGCGCCCTGCATGTCGTCCGCGCTGTCCTCCAGCGGCTCCAGATGCAGCGAAAAGGCGATGGTCGTGCCGTTGGGGCCGTATTCCATGCCCACATAGCCGCCATGGCGCGCGGCCAGCTCCCAGGCGCGGGCGAGCGCGAGGCTCGAGCGCTCCCGCGGGGGGGCGCCGCTGCCCGTATCCGTCACGGTGAAGAGGATATTGCCGGGGTCGCTGCTCTCGGGCACGCGCCGCGCCGAAAGATGCACCGCACCCTGCCGGGTTGCCCGCACCGCGCTTTCGAGCAGGAGGCCCAAGGTCTCGCCGAGCGTCTGCGCGTCGCCGCGATAGAGCTGGCCGAGATGCGGGGGCATGTACCAGGCAAGGCCGATGCCGGCATATTCCGCGGCCGGCGCGACAGCGCCGTGGGCTTCGCGCAGCAGGCGCTGGAGATCGAAGGCCGTGCCGGCCTCCCCGCCTTCAGCCTCCGGCGCGCCGTCGGCCGAAGTGCCGCCCTCCCCCGCGTCCGCATGGCTGAGCACGTCCGCCATGCGCCGCGCCGCATCCAGCATGGCCGCGGCATATTGCCGCACGGCCGGGGGCAGCGCGCATTGCTCGAGCGCCGCGCCCTCGCGCAACAGGTCGTCCAGCGGCGCGCGCAGGGCGCCCTCGCGCGCCTCGGCCCGGGCCCGCTCCGCCGAGCCCGCGTCCCGCGGGGCGGGGTCGCCCGCGCCGTCCCCGGATGCCTGGGCCTGGGGCCCGGCCGGGGCCTTGCCGCCCGAAACGAGGCGCAGGTTGGGGTCGTCCAGCGGATGGTCGAGATTGATGATGCCCCCCTCGTCCGCGTCCTTACCGTCAGCCGGGCGCGGCTTGGGAGCGGCGGCTTCCGCCGCCATGTCCGCCGGGGCGCCCGTGGCCGCGATGAGCAGCGCGCTCAGGGCGGTGCCCCACAGGGGCGCCGAGGCCAGCAGGTTTGGCGGGATGCCGAAATCCAGCCCGAGCAGCCCGGCGGCCACAAAGAGCGGCGGCAACAGGCAGCCGAGCAAAAAGCGGCGCGCCCCCCCGAGGCCCATGAGCCACGCGCCGAGAGCCGTGGGCACAAAGATCAGGGTGCCGGCGGGCCAGAGGTCGAGCCAGCGGTCGAGCCAGGCCCAGCCGGGCACGAGCGGCAGCAGGGCCAGCGCCGCGCCGGGCAGGGAAAGCAGGAGGAGCTGGATATCCAGCCCGCGGGCGCGCTGGCGCGTGCGCATGAGGTGGCGCCCCACATGCGGCAGGAGCATGAGCGCGATGCCCGGGGCCATGGTGGCCGCGGCATGGCCGAGCATGGAGCGGTGGGGGCCCGCGTCCGGCATGCCGAGCAGGGCCTGCCCGAGCGCCACGGCCACATATAGGGCCGTCCAGACGCGCCATTGCCCGTTTTCGGAGAGCCCGCGCAGAAGGCACAGGAGCATGACCACGCCGAGGGCGAGGATGGCGCCGGTGCGCGCGAGGCTGCCCCAGTTGGTGGCCGCGTCCGCCGGGGTGCGCACCATGGGCGAGAACCACGGGCCGGGCAGCCCGTCAAGGCGGATATAGCACGTGAGCGGTTCGGCGCCCGCCTCGGGCAGGAGCAGCACGTTGCGCTGCGCCGGGCTCGATTCGCGCCACTCCAGCGCGCCGCTCAGGTCATTGCGCTCCGGCTCGTAGAGCATGGGCGTACCGGGGATGCTCTCGCCCATGTCGAGCAGGAGGGTCGCCGGGCGCTCGCCCGCGGCCAGGGGCGCCAGCGTGAAGCGCAGCCACATGACGCCCTCGGTGCGCGGCAGCTTTTCGAGCGCAAGCGGGGCAAAGGCGTCGGCCCGGTCTGGCGCCGCGGCCTCCTCGATGTCGAGGCTGCCGCTTTCGTCCAGCAGATAGTCCAGATAGGGCAAGAGGGACAGGTTGGGGCCCGCGCCCGTAACGGGCAGCATGGCTTGCTGCGGCCGGGCGCCCGGTGTGCGCGACGCCTGCAACGCGGCGAGCGCCGGCGCCGCGGCGGCTTCGGCCTGCGTCTCGGCGCGGGCGGAGACTTCGGGCCGCGCTTCCGGCAACAGGGCGTCAGCGGCAAGGCTCGGCAGGGCCAGCGAAAGGAGCGCCAGCAGCACAACAAGGGCCATGCCCGGCAGGAAGGCCCCACGCGGGCGTCGTGCCGGGACTTTTCTCCCCAGGGTCGTCATAGCGTCATTGTCTCCGAATCGGCTCTTCCAGCCGCCGCACCATTTCCGAAACCGTGCGGCCGTCCGGCGCGCGCGCCTGCGGATTGAGCGTGAGCAGCCTGCGCCAGGCAGCGACCGCCTCATCCTTGCGCCCGAGGTCATTATAGAGCACCACGCCGGCATTAAACAGGGCGTTCTCGTGGCGCGGGTCAGCCGCGAAGGCCTTGCGGAAGCACTCCACCGCCTTTTCCGGCGCCTTGTTTTCCCGATACATGATGCCGAGATCGGTCAGTACGTCCGCATTACCCGGGGCGAGCGCCAGCGAGCGCTCATAGGCATGGATGGCTTCACTGACGCGGCCGGCGTCAAAAAAGAGGTTGCCGAGCTCCGTCCAGTTGCCGGCCGAAGAGGGATCCTTGCGGACGGCCGCTTCCAGCGAGGCGAGGCGCGCCGCCAGTTCGGGCGGCAGCCCGTGCGCGCCCCCGGCGCCGGGCGACGGTTGGGGAGCGGCCTGCGGAGCAGCCGCGGGCGCCGGCATCGGCTGCGGCGCGGCGGCGGTGTCGCGGCCACGCATGTCCTGAAGCACCCCGGGCAGGAGCGTCCCGAGATAGAGGCCGAGGACGAGGGTCAGGGCCATGCCCGCGATGCAGGTGGAGAGCCGCACCGCGCGGCCCGTGGCAGGACGCGCGGACGAGGCGTGCCCCGCAGGTTCCGGCCGCTTCGGCGCCTTCTTTGCGGCAGGCGCAACGGGAGGCGCCGCTGCCGGGGCCTCGGGCGCCTCGCCGGAAACGGATGTCTCTTCCTGGTTCACCACGGCCGGACGCCGCGGGGCGTCGGCATTCTTCCTGGATCTGCGACGGGCCATCTCCACCTCGCTCGGGCGCGCAGGGCGCCGGGCCGCATGCTCCAAAAAGGCACCGCCGCCGGGGGAAATGCCCGGCAACGGGCCGCGATTGTTTCTCTTTCTCTACAACCGGCGCACAAAAGAGGCAAGGGCGCGCATCAGCGCGTGCCGGCGCCGCCGGGCCGCGCGGGCCCTCCCTTTTGGGCGGTTTTGGCCGCCGGGGCCTTCCTGGCGGGTGCGCCCGCGGGCGTCTCCCGCGCCTCTCCTGTCACTCCTTTTTCTCCAGCGCCCTCCCCTGCGGATAGCGGGGCCTTTTCCAGCTCCTCGCGGATGCCCTGGCGCAGACTTTCGTCCGCGTCCGGGGCGTGCAGGGCCTCGGTCAGGTGTGCCACGCCCCGGGCCGGTTCGTTCAGGTAGTGGAGGTAGAGCACGCCCAGGCTGTAGCGCATGGCCGCGCTTTCCTTGTCCTTGAGCGCCTCTTCGAGGAGCTTCGCCGCCTCGGCGTGCTTGCCCTGGTTGTGGCGGATAACGCCGAGCAGGTAGCGCGTGCGGCCCTCGCGCGGGTCCAGCGCCAGGGCGCGCGTGGCGAAGCTCTCGGCGCCGTCCCAGCTGCCCATGGCCATCAGCCGCTCGGCGATCTCCACGAGGGCGGCCTTGTTGCCCGGGTCTTTCGACACTTCCTGCATGAGGCGCCCCACCTCGTCCGTGCCCGGGGCCGGGGCCTGCGCGGCGGGCTCGTGCGTGTGCCGGACGGTGAGGCCGGTGGACGTGAAGCGCTCCGCCAAGGAGGCGGCCAGCATG is part of the Desulfovibrio sp. ZJ209 genome and harbors:
- a CDS encoding 7TM-DISM domain-containing protein; this translates as MALVVLLALLSLALPSLAADALLPEARPEVSARAETQAEAAAAPALAALQASRTPGARPQQAMLPVTGAGPNLSLLPYLDYLLDESGSLDIEEAAAPDRADAFAPLALEKLPRTEGVMWLRFTLAPLAAGERPATLLLDMGESIPGTPMLYEPERNDLSGALEWRESSPAQRNVLLLPEAGAEPLTCYIRLDGLPGPWFSPMVRTPADAATNWGSLARTGAILALGVVMLLCLLRGLSENGQWRVWTALYVAVALGQALLGMPDAGPHRSMLGHAAATMAPGIALMLLPHVGRHLMRTRQRARGLDIQLLLLSLPGAALALLPLVPGWAWLDRWLDLWPAGTLIFVPTALGAWLMGLGGARRFLLGCLLPPLFVAAGLLGLDFGIPPNLLASAPLWGTALSALLIAATGAPADMAAEAAAPKPRPADGKDADEGGIINLDHPLDDPNLRLVSGGKAPAGPQAQASGDGAGDPAPRDAGSAERARAEAREGALRAPLDDLLREGAALEQCALPPAVRQYAAAMLDAARRMADVLSHADAGEGGTSADGAPEAEGGEAGTAFDLQRLLREAHGAVAPAAEYAGIGLAWYMPPHLGQLYRGDAQTLGETLGLLLESAVRATRQGAVHLSARRVPESSDPGNILFTVTDTGSGAPPRERSSLALARAWELAARHGGYVGMEYGPNGTTIAFSLHLEPLEDSADDMQGASLAHVIIVADDPKQRRELSRMVADLSCRVSEAASEHEALRRHEADPAVLLVAQGRYALPAAADMVTRFMESAAEAGLSGCKVLAVTVDDSQWNLLADSGFTHAMLEPVDAEVLRQTVRDVMRGVRRSRPAPQKTAADADEAAAPSQTGAPESEGEAPQPEVAAPTAETADVEAAREAAPVPEAEAAQDTERTEAAPGDAGAAVAAPPPPESPAAPEEAEVSATAEAAAPAPEVGEGQAAGELSGEEWHFLLAEQAESAGAPEGQAPGGEPAAEPEEPATPGATESPAETGAAPEPAAEAPAPDILEEPEEAAAAPATDEPASSLMDYAVEAALAAESTPEGQGAAMPHAPSAPAAPDAEPAEAVDREAAPAQGHEAGERAAQDAAQVLAAEPPRHEPSRSDPARRPAAPVTAARASVYVSPALASPGEWVGEPMPIGTPVARREAPEAPETPRPGETRKEEARPAPSRPAHAVQPPRSGYTSPSVPVPGEWVGEPMPIPRKAPQPEPPAPEAAPATPGEAAPAAASAAASFEGDEGGSFMDFIVGATPVDAPEKPAPKAPGGVTDFVERSVSLVTSAVSSAFAPARNEADAPAPAEPAAPATADPVPQAGAPGTQGPDAQAPDPAILALVERLDAAMAQAVSAHAAGRGQMVAQAAAAIAEESESFGFRVLARMARCVERAGRAGDMNALRDLLPELEVSVERNRIALTQRR
- a CDS encoding tetratricopeptide repeat protein: MARRRSRKNADAPRRPAVVNQEETSVSGEAPEAPAAAPPVAPAAKKAPKRPEPAGHASSARPATGRAVRLSTCIAGMALTLVLGLYLGTLLPGVLQDMRGRDTAAAPQPMPAPAAAPQAAPQPSPGAGGAHGLPPELAARLASLEAAVRKDPSSAGNWTELGNLFFDAGRVSEAIHAYERSLALAPGNADVLTDLGIMYRENKAPEKAVECFRKAFAADPRHENALFNAGVVLYNDLGRKDEAVAAWRRLLTLNPQARAPDGRTVSEMVRRLEEPIRRQ
- a CDS encoding tetratricopeptide repeat protein, with product MASEFTIPARARVLVISLGIALVAMLAASLAERFTSTGLTVRHTHEPAAQAPAPGTDEVGRLMQEVSKDPGNKAALVEIAERLMAMGSWDGAESFATRALALDPREGRTRYLLGVIRHNQGKHAEAAKLLEEALKDKESAAMRYSLGVLYLHYLNEPARGVAHLTEALHAPDADESLRQGIREELEKAPLSAGEGAGEKGVTGEARETPAGAPARKAPAAKTAQKGGPARPGGAGTR